One Granulicella sp. 5B5 DNA window includes the following coding sequences:
- the trmD gene encoding tRNA (guanosine(37)-N1)-methyltransferase TrmD translates to MQFDIVTIFPEFFGTAGLSGAETAGGHGILGHGILERAVRQGLATVSTHDLRNFTHDRHRTVDDRPFGGGEGMVLKAQPIFECLDSLQLAPKGERGMRERVVLLSAQGRRFVQSEARRLSGYARVVLICGRYEGVDERVSQQLCDEELSIGDYVLSGGELGAAVIVDAVVRLLPGVLGHADSSRYESFGEGDEPTETLTADGVPRATHGSGGLLDYPHYTRPAEWHGQPVPEVLSGGDHVVIRRWRRRAALAKTLANRPDLLTTADLSDDDREYLAELGWNQQAG, encoded by the coding sequence ATGCAGTTTGACATCGTGACCATCTTCCCCGAGTTCTTTGGCACCGCTGGTTTGTCAGGCGCAGAAACTGCAGGAGGACATGGCATTCTGGGGCACGGCATCCTCGAACGGGCCGTCCGGCAGGGGCTGGCGACGGTCAGCACCCACGACCTTCGTAACTTCACCCACGACCGCCACCGCACCGTGGACGACCGCCCCTTTGGCGGCGGCGAAGGCATGGTGCTCAAGGCCCAGCCCATCTTCGAGTGCCTTGATTCGCTCCAACTGGCCCCAAAGGGCGAGCGTGGGATGCGCGAACGCGTCGTTCTGCTCTCCGCACAGGGCCGCCGGTTTGTGCAGTCCGAAGCCCGCCGCCTCTCCGGCTACGCGCGCGTCGTGCTTATCTGCGGGCGCTACGAGGGTGTGGACGAACGCGTGAGCCAGCAGCTCTGCGACGAGGAGCTCTCCATCGGCGACTACGTTCTTTCGGGCGGTGAGCTGGGCGCGGCCGTCATCGTGGACGCCGTCGTGCGCCTGCTGCCCGGTGTGCTAGGCCACGCCGACTCGTCGCGTTATGAGAGCTTTGGCGAGGGCGATGAGCCCACCGAAACGCTCACTGCAGATGGTGTTCCGCGTGCCACCCACGGCTCCGGCGGCCTGCTGGACTACCCCCACTACACCCGCCCCGCGGAGTGGCACGGGCAACCGGTTCCCGAGGTGCTCAGTGGCGGCGACCATGTGGTGATCCGGCGATGGCGGCGGCGAGCGGCGCTGGCCAAGACCCTCGCCAACCGGCCGGACCTGCTCACAACTGCCGATCTGAGCGACGACGATCGCGAGTATCTCGCTGAGTTGGGCTGGAACCAGCAAGCGGGATGA
- the rimM gene encoding ribosome maturation factor RimM (Essential for efficient processing of 16S rRNA), giving the protein MSTTTPTSSETGSWTAIAKLLRPQGRRGELLAEPLTDLAGVFVKGRAVRLAASAPKPAVAAPERVLEDCWSPTGRNAGRMVLKLSGCDSINDAEALAGCEVLIAAAEMPALDEDTFFVGDLVGCAFFDGDQQVGTVVDLEFPVSADGHRLEDAAPLLVVEIAGDEEPVLVPFVRAWLEAVDLNAKRVTMHLPEGLIGGEGTGEEEAEDDTGSDDAV; this is encoded by the coding sequence TTGAGCACCACAACACCTACATCCTCTGAGACCGGTAGCTGGACCGCTATCGCAAAGCTGCTGCGCCCACAGGGCCGTCGCGGCGAGCTGCTGGCCGAACCGCTGACCGACCTTGCTGGGGTCTTCGTCAAGGGCCGCGCCGTGCGTCTTGCGGCCTCGGCACCGAAGCCTGCTGTCGCTGCGCCTGAGCGCGTGCTTGAGGACTGCTGGTCGCCCACAGGCCGCAACGCCGGGCGTATGGTGCTGAAGTTGAGCGGCTGCGACAGCATCAACGACGCCGAGGCCCTCGCCGGCTGCGAGGTGCTGATCGCTGCTGCGGAGATGCCCGCGCTCGATGAAGACACGTTTTTTGTCGGCGACCTGGTGGGCTGCGCGTTCTTCGATGGAGACCAGCAGGTGGGCACCGTCGTCGATCTGGAGTTCCCTGTCAGCGCCGATGGCCACCGCCTCGAAGACGCCGCGCCTCTGCTTGTGGTTGAGATAGCCGGGGACGAGGAGCCTGTGCTGGTGCCGTTCGTGCGTGCGTGGCTGGAGGCCGTCGATCTGAACGCGAAACGCGTGACGATGCACCTGCCTGAAGGACTGATCGGCGGCGAGGGGACCGGCGAAGAAGAAGCCGAGGACGATACGGGGAGCGACGATGCAGTTTGA
- a CDS encoding KH domain-containing protein: MTEFSERSGSVAVDEITALLLTIARALVDDTDAVRVEAMQAQDSHVLRLHVAPADIGKLIGKQGRTARSLRTILSAASMKLQSRFALDIVEAGRVVGGAAAASDED, translated from the coding sequence GTGACCGAGTTTTCTGAGCGAAGCGGCAGCGTAGCTGTCGATGAGATTACGGCCCTTTTGTTGACGATTGCACGAGCCTTGGTGGACGACACGGACGCCGTTCGTGTGGAAGCGATGCAGGCGCAGGACTCTCATGTCCTGCGCCTGCATGTTGCCCCGGCCGATATCGGCAAGCTGATCGGCAAACAGGGCCGTACAGCCCGGTCGCTGCGCACCATCCTCAGCGCCGCCAGCATGAAGCTTCAAAGCCGCTTTGCTCTCGACATCGTCGAGGCAGGCCGAGTGGTCGGCGGAGCCGCTGCCGCCAGCGACGAGGACTGA
- the rpsP gene encoding 30S ribosomal protein S16, producing the protein MIRLARVGARKQPHYRIVVIEKDRARNGRSVEVVGTYNPRTEPASVELKRDRIDYWTSKGAQLSETVGKLLAKNPPQTETEAAPAA; encoded by the coding sequence ATGATTCGTCTCGCCCGCGTTGGCGCCCGCAAGCAGCCCCACTATCGTATCGTCGTTATCGAAAAGGACCGTGCCCGCAATGGCCGCTCGGTGGAGGTTGTCGGCACCTACAATCCCCGTACGGAGCCTGCCAGCGTGGAGCTGAAGCGCGATCGTATCGACTACTGGACCAGCAAGGGTGCGCAGCTCTCCGAGACCGTAGGAAAGTTGCTGGCAAAGAACCCACCCCAGACAGAAACTGAAGCGGCCCCTGCCGCCTAA
- a CDS encoding alpha/beta hydrolase-fold protein, giving the protein MPLRVNATAPSELDANPRYLRLHDLRSRWLPSRRDVMVYLPEAYLQEPERAFPVFYLHDGQNVFDGRTSYVADHTWRAIETSDRLTAAGLMEPTILVGVANTGVKRITEYTPTRDARMGGGAGDRYGRLLVEELKPLVDQSFRTLQGPQHTGMGGSSLGGLITLALGLKYPEVFGRLAVMSPSVWWNQRSILNIVSEFKASDSRPRPRIWLDMGTAEGLRHLRDTDLLHRRLRLRGWKDGVDLQYLRVDGAQHNEDAWAARFDRTLTFLFPPWS; this is encoded by the coding sequence GTGCCACTCAGGGTAAACGCAACCGCGCCGAGCGAGTTGGACGCCAATCCCCGCTACCTGCGGCTGCACGACCTGCGGTCTCGCTGGCTGCCCAGCCGCCGCGATGTGATGGTGTATCTGCCCGAGGCCTATCTGCAGGAACCGGAGCGGGCGTTTCCGGTCTTCTATCTGCACGATGGACAGAATGTCTTCGATGGCCGGACCTCCTATGTGGCGGACCATACGTGGCGGGCGATCGAGACCTCCGACCGCCTGACCGCAGCCGGGCTGATGGAGCCGACGATCCTGGTCGGGGTGGCCAATACAGGCGTCAAGCGCATCACCGAGTACACGCCGACGCGCGATGCCCGCATGGGCGGCGGCGCGGGCGACCGCTATGGCCGTCTGCTGGTGGAGGAGCTGAAGCCGCTGGTCGACCAGAGCTTTCGCACTCTGCAGGGGCCGCAGCACACGGGGATGGGCGGCTCGTCGCTGGGCGGGCTGATTACGCTGGCGCTGGGGCTGAAGTATCCAGAGGTCTTCGGGCGGCTGGCAGTGATGAGCCCGAGCGTGTGGTGGAACCAGCGCAGCATCCTGAATATTGTGAGCGAGTTCAAGGCGAGCGACTCACGCCCGCGGCCTCGGATTTGGCTGGACATGGGCACCGCCGAGGGCCTGCGTCACCTGCGCGATACCGACCTGCTGCATCGGCGACTGAGGCTGCGGGGCTGGAAGGATGGCGTCGACCTGCAGTATCTACGGGTGGACGGCGCGCAGCACAACGAGGACGCCTGGGCCGCGCGGTTCGACCGCACCTTAACCTTCTTGTTCCCGCCGTGGAGTTAG
- a CDS encoding alpha/beta hydrolase-fold protein, which produces MRRDYYQQHSGELGRNMEMLVYSRWDAATDPGLPVIVFPTSQGRFYEFEDKGMVRALSGKIDAGEIQLFCVDSVDSESWYNRNVGPDWRVARQEQYARYIANEVVPFIQYRNWNPKIVTAGCSFGGYHALNMALKYPWTFSGCLSMSGAFDMEKLNFLDGYHDQNAYFNMPMNYMPNQHDGATLDRMRQNTYVLATGVHDQCWNDNERMAAILRGKGIPVQLHVWGGDTGHDWPWWQQQAQQYL; this is translated from the coding sequence ATGCGACGCGACTACTACCAACAACACTCCGGCGAGCTGGGCCGCAATATGGAGATGCTCGTCTACAGCCGCTGGGACGCCGCCACCGACCCCGGCCTCCCCGTCATCGTCTTTCCCACCTCGCAGGGTCGCTTCTACGAGTTCGAAGACAAAGGCATGGTCCGCGCGCTCTCCGGCAAGATCGACGCGGGCGAGATCCAGCTCTTCTGCGTCGACTCGGTAGACAGCGAGAGCTGGTACAACCGCAACGTTGGCCCGGACTGGCGCGTCGCGCGGCAGGAGCAGTACGCCCGCTACATCGCCAACGAGGTCGTGCCCTTCATCCAGTACCGCAACTGGAACCCAAAGATCGTCACCGCCGGCTGTAGCTTCGGCGGCTACCACGCTCTGAACATGGCGCTCAAGTATCCGTGGACCTTCTCCGGCTGCCTCTCGATGTCCGGCGCCTTCGACATGGAGAAGCTGAACTTTCTCGATGGCTATCACGACCAGAACGCCTACTTCAACATGCCCATGAACTACATGCCCAACCAGCACGACGGGGCCACACTCGACCGCATGCGCCAGAACACCTACGTGCTGGCCACCGGCGTCCACGACCAGTGCTGGAACGATAACGAGCGCATGGCCGCAATCCTGCGCGGCAAGGGCATCCCTGTTCAACTCCACGTCTGGGGCGGCGACACCGGCCACGACTGGCCCTGGTGGCAGCAGCAGGCGCAGCAGTATCTATAG
- a CDS encoding carboxylate-amine ligase, which yields MRPTFTLGIEEEYQTIDPVTRDLRSHIATEMLSKGKLRLEERVKAEMHQSVIEVGTRICHNIEEAREDIYDLRRNMIRLAEEHDLVLVAGATHPFADWRAQEIYPDPRYAKVVEDLQLVARSNLIFGLHVHVGIEDREAAIRVMNSLRYFLPHILALSTNSPFWLGMETGYKSYRAKVFENFPRTNLPDAFASYSEFESYVNLLIKTNCIDNAKKIWWDVRPHPYFSTVEVRICDIPLRAEESIAIAALIQATALKLWKLHSDNLDFRQYSRALLMENKFRAVRYGLDGKLIDFGKQQEVNERDLILEYLRFVDAEVDELDSRTAINYIHTMLHNGSGADRQLRAFHASQAEDHAGKLRDVVDYMAAETKAGL from the coding sequence ATGCGCCCAACCTTCACCCTCGGCATCGAAGAGGAGTACCAGACCATCGACCCGGTCACGCGCGACCTCCGCTCGCACATCGCGACGGAGATGCTCTCCAAGGGCAAGCTGCGCCTCGAAGAGCGCGTCAAAGCGGAGATGCACCAGTCCGTCATCGAAGTCGGCACCCGCATCTGCCACAACATTGAAGAGGCGCGCGAGGACATCTACGACCTGCGCCGCAACATGATCCGTCTGGCCGAGGAGCACGATCTCGTCCTCGTCGCTGGCGCCACACATCCCTTCGCCGACTGGCGCGCGCAGGAGATCTACCCCGACCCGCGCTATGCCAAGGTCGTCGAAGACCTTCAGCTCGTCGCGCGCTCCAACCTCATCTTCGGGCTCCACGTTCACGTCGGCATCGAAGACCGCGAAGCCGCCATCCGTGTGATGAACTCGCTGCGGTACTTTCTGCCGCACATCCTCGCGCTCAGCACCAACTCACCCTTCTGGCTTGGCATGGAGACCGGCTACAAGTCCTACCGCGCCAAGGTCTTCGAAAACTTTCCGCGCACCAACCTGCCCGACGCTTTCGCCAGCTACTCCGAGTTCGAGAGCTACGTCAACCTCCTCATCAAGACCAACTGCATCGACAACGCAAAGAAGATCTGGTGGGACGTCCGCCCGCACCCCTACTTCAGCACTGTCGAGGTCCGCATCTGCGACATCCCCCTCCGTGCCGAGGAGTCCATCGCCATCGCCGCGCTCATTCAGGCCACCGCGCTGAAGCTCTGGAAGCTGCACTCGGACAACCTCGACTTCCGCCAGTACTCCCGCGCTCTGCTGATGGAGAACAAGTTCCGCGCCGTCCGCTACGGCCTCGACGGCAAGCTGATCGACTTCGGCAAGCAGCAGGAGGTCAACGAGCGCGACCTCATCCTCGAGTACCTCCGCTTCGTCGACGCCGAGGTAGACGAACTGGATTCGCGCACCGCGATCAACTACATTCACACCATGCTGCACAACGGCTCCGGCGCCGACCGCCAGCTCCGCGCCTTCCACGCCTCCCAAGCCGAAGACCACGCCGGCAAGCTCCGCGACGTAGTGGACTACATGGCCGCTGAGACCAAGGCCGGCCTCTGA
- a CDS encoding aminopeptidase, producing MTTATDLRSVTYPETYREGARNAVITCLRIQPTEKVTLIADHSTLEIAASIAAELAAVGCTWSAFVLEDLAPRPLKGMPQPVLDDMETSQVNIFAVQVQPNELRSRMDMTDVVNLRHMRHAHMVNITPDVMLQGMRADFNAVDRLSQIVLDKVRAATYVRATTPAGTDIHVTLNPQYKWFKTSGIISTEKWGNLPGGECFTAPGEVAGTFVVDGVVGDYLCAQYGILQSTPLTLNIEANRLVSATCANKDLERDFWAYTHTDENSDRVGEFAIGTNIGVSRVIGNILQDEKFPGIHIAFGDPYGNHTGAPWKSATHIDVVGLRFNIWLGNGDGREEQIMQDGTFLIGD from the coding sequence ATGACAACCGCCACCGATCTCCGTTCCGTAACCTACCCCGAAACCTACCGCGAGGGCGCGCGCAACGCTGTCATCACCTGCCTGCGCATCCAGCCCACTGAGAAGGTCACACTCATCGCCGACCACAGTACCCTGGAGATCGCAGCCTCCATCGCCGCCGAACTCGCCGCCGTCGGCTGCACCTGGAGCGCCTTCGTCCTCGAAGACCTCGCCCCGCGCCCGCTCAAGGGCATGCCGCAGCCTGTCCTTGACGACATGGAGACCTCCCAGGTCAACATCTTCGCCGTTCAAGTCCAGCCCAATGAGCTCCGCTCCCGCATGGACATGACCGACGTCGTCAACCTCCGCCACATGCGCCACGCGCACATGGTCAACATCACGCCCGACGTCATGCTGCAGGGCATGCGCGCCGACTTCAACGCCGTCGACCGCCTCAGCCAGATCGTGCTGGACAAGGTCCGCGCCGCCACCTATGTCCGCGCCACCACACCGGCCGGCACCGACATCCACGTCACGCTCAACCCGCAGTACAAGTGGTTCAAGACCTCCGGCATCATCAGCACCGAGAAGTGGGGTAACCTCCCCGGCGGCGAGTGCTTCACCGCGCCCGGCGAGGTTGCCGGCACCTTCGTCGTCGACGGCGTCGTCGGCGACTACCTCTGCGCGCAGTACGGCATCCTGCAATCCACGCCGCTCACGCTCAACATCGAAGCCAACCGCCTTGTCTCCGCCACCTGCGCGAACAAAGACCTCGAGCGCGACTTCTGGGCCTACACCCACACTGATGAGAACTCCGACCGTGTCGGCGAGTTCGCCATCGGCACCAACATCGGCGTCTCTCGCGTCATCGGCAACATCCTGCAGGACGAAAAGTTCCCCGGCATCCACATCGCCTTCGGAGACCCCTACGGCAACCACACCGGCGCGCCCTGGAAGTCCGCCACACACATCGACGTCGTCGGCCTGCGCTTCAACATCTGGCTCGGCAACGGAGACGGCAGGGAAGAGCAGATCATGCAGGACGGCACCTTCCTTATCGGAGACTGA